ACTAGATCAACCAACgcggaagaatatttttttttgacagatGTAGTGCTGTCTCctgatatttaattttaaatttaaactagTTGTAAATTCGTGGAAATAACCACGCTTCCGCCTGTCAGCATGATGTATTACTCTGTGGGGCCGCGAATAAATTTGTGCTCAAAGTTCTAAAAATTAAATCGCTGTAAATATAGTAAGAATAATTTCCCTTCTTTGCTTTTCTTCTCGTCTCAGTTAATGTTTTTTATGTAGACTTGAGTTGAAATAAGTCGAAGGACTTGTGTGTAAAACACcgcaaaaataatacaaaatacaCATCAAGGGTTTGttgctagcgcttacttgacttCTATAAGGTAAAAGCCCCTGAAGGTCGGACTCGTAAAAATACATCCGCATAAAAGTCAACCTAAGATAGGACAGGGGCGAGTTGGGCGAAAACAATATAATGTggagaaaaacaacaaattttgcaCTTTTAAGAGAATCATGTTAATGTGTACATTGTTCTTGATGTTGCTGTTGTTGGTTGTTgttaatatcataaaaaaatgttttgcgaTGTTTATCGCAAATAGCTCTGGGTACTAAAATGCTTATTCTGCAAACCTTTTAATAAGCGCTTTGTGGCCAAATAATTTTAGTCCAAGTTCAGTCCAAATGAGCGCCCAGAGTAAATATTTCAAATGCTTAAATTGTTTTAAGCCAAAAGCATGGAAGACGGAAAGAAGCAATTATGTAGATAAAACCTCTTTGAAATGTTTTCTATAAGTAATTTATTGCAACGTGTATGCCGTTTTCACTTGCTGAAAAACGAATGCGTTTATAATAGATTTACGATTTTAAATAACTTGTACGAAACTTAAGTGCACTGCAGCTACACTCTCATTGTAAAAAGAAACCCTGGAGAATAGTCATTACCAAAAAGTGAAAAAGCCCTGGGGCGAGGTTGCCTGTGGACTTGAAAATTGCTATAATTTTCGTTTGCGAACAAAGGGACTTCTTCCCGCTCCGCAACCCTTTATATATTGGTTTtattgaaattaacagaatgaTTAATGAGGTATTGTCTTATATATCAATTCCCTTGcgtgaaaaaaattgtaagtcCACGGCACGCAAAATACGGgttactttcttatgacgtggccgtacgctaaaatttaataaaaaataagtaagccGCCAAATGAGAAAACAGGGGGTTCATTTGTCATTTATGCTACAGCGCCGTTCTTGGTCGTTAcggttaaaataatttaattttacccccggtttaacATGTGAGCGtcgtatctcacggaaacaagttgtctgtttttcaaataaatcctggaaaaaattattttaaacgaagcatgccaatgtttactcatcataaGGTTGTGCTTTTTGTCTACAGAAATAGATAGATAGTTATATATTTCGCCGTTATATAAATGTTACAGGTTTTAACTTCTTTAAATATTTAAGTGTCGTTTGGCCTTATATTAATATTCCTAAGTTTTTAGAGATTTTATTCTCAAGAGTATGATGTGTTTATTCCCTGTTAATGATTCATTCAAAATTACGCCAcgaaattttattgtttcttctcTCTTTATGCttacattatttattttaagcaaAGGTAGTTTGAGTGTGATGTCATCGGTTTTGTAACGGTTATAAAATAATACATATTTAGTTTTACTTATATTAAGTGAGAGTTTATTTGCTATAAACCATTCGTTTATGTGCGCAAGTTCTTGGTTAGCTGTTTGAAAAAGATCTTTAATGTGGGTATGAGAGTAAAAAGATTAGTATCGTCAGAAAACAGTAAGGGTCCAAGAATGGATCCTTGTGGAACACCACACATTTTATTAGTTAAAAGGACGTCGTTTCTTCGTCGTATGCTATGCATTGTTTTCGGTTAGTCAAGTAATTTGTAAACCATTTTAAATTGTTGCCCCGAATACCGTAGGATTTTAGTTTAGATAAAAGAATGCTATGAATTACAGTATTAAAAGCCTTTGAGAGATCAATGAATATCCCTAGCGTACACAACCTGTAATTAAAGGATTCCGATAATTCACTTATCAATTCCATGACTGTATGGCCCGTTGAATGACTCTTTTGAAAACCGAATTGTTTGttatataaaatattgttttgccCTAAATGGTCGTACGACGGTTGTACATTATTCTTTCAAGAATTTTCGAAAAGAATGGCAATACTGAGATAGGTCTATAATTAGGGACATCGGAGTTTTCTCCTGATTTATATACTGGTATCGATCTAGCATTTTTTAGTTGATCTGGAAACTGTCCATACTTAAAGGAAAGACTAAAGACATGAAATAGACATGGTTCAATAATGTCATAAACTTGTTTTACAATATTTACACTAATGTCGTTACGACCTAGGCTTCTGTTTGGTTGTAATGATGAGAAAACACTTCGCATTTCATGTCTGGTAAGTTCAGATTCACTCATTAAAGTATCGGAAGTATTTAAGTAAGAGCTGTGTGTTTTTGTAGAAGATGGAATTTTTGCAGCTAGTGTTGGTCCAACATTGATAAAAAACTCGTTGAATTTGTTAGCAATTTTATCTTTTTGGAATGTAGCTAAGTTCATTTTCAATTATAAGTTGTTTTGGAAATTTCTTAATGTTGTCTTTAGTTTtgccaattatttttttaattacgctCCAGGCTTTTCGTATTTCCTATTGATTTCGCTATTTGATctgcataataatttttttgctcgcttttaagtttttcaaaagtatttttatagtttttgtatttgttttcatttgagtaagttctatttttaaaaaacgcttCATACAGTCactgtttctttttagatgatTTATTGAGACCTTTAGTAATCCATGGGTTTTCTAAAGTGCTTTTCTTTATACTTACCTTGTTCTTAGGAAATGATTTCTCATAGAGATTAATAAATATGCGCAGAAAGACATCGTACGCACCATTAGTATCCTTAGTTTCACTCACCAGCTCCCAGTTGGCTACTGAAAGAGTTTTTCGAAACTTGTCTATGGAGCATTCATTGATCTctcgtttaaaaaatgttggggTAGGAAAATTGTCAGGAAGAAATTCGACAGAAAGCAAGAAGTTCGGGAAATGATGAGACACGTCAGTTTTAATCACTCCAGTTtggtaattgtttttataaaaattatttgtgatTATGTTGTCAATTATGGTAGCAGATGTTAAGGTTACTCTTGTTGGTTTCGTTATTGTTGGAATAAGATTATGTTGTAGAAGTGTATCTACAAAGGTTTTTACttcattatttgatatatattCGAGAAGGTTTAGATTCAGATCTCTGGCAATGTAAATGTGCTTATTTAACTGATCTAATTTAGCGAGGTATGatttaaagtgttttttaaattttttaaagattctaGCATCTGGTGTTTTGGTTTATAAGTTCAACGGTTAATGATTCACAATCAGCATTATTTATACTCAAGTTACCTTTTATTCATAATTAATAAAATTGTGCATAAAGAGAAATGTACCATCACTAGTCCTGTTTTCTGAAGGTGGTTGATGTATCGACTTATAACCcgaaatgttaaaatttgaatttgttATCATGTGTTCCTTGAGCCAGGTTTCTGTTACACAAATGAgtttgaaattaaatttaagtGATCTAGTTTAGTGAGGTGTGATTTAAAGTGTCGTTTAAATTCTTTGAAGATTCCAACAGGTTTTCTATACATAACAGTTACAATTATATTTCTagtgtttttgtttataagttcaACGGTTAATGATTCACAGTCGTCAGTATTTATACTCAAGTTACTTCTTAATTTATAATTAATAGAGTTGTGTATAAAGAGACATGTACCACCACCAGTCCTTTTTCCTGAACGTGGTTGAAGTATTGACTTATAACCCGGAAtgttaaaatttgaatttgttACCATGTGTTCCTTTAGCCAGGTTTCtgttacacaaataattttaaaattaaattttgagttGTATAACATTGTTTTCCAGATTTTCGAAGCTTTTGTTTATACTACTTGTGTTAACGTTAAGCACTGAACATTTGGTTTTACATTTTGCTAGAcgagttttttaaaataattcaagTAAGTAAAATATCGAAAAAAGATGCGTTATCAtctattgttaaaaataaatagagAGTTAGTGTTCAccggttttttttctttctgaattCTCTTTTgattcttctttgattttatgcgtgattttcttgattacaagtttgggtctgttcttttaatattttggattgaaatatttcggtagatatacaataaaCTAAAtgatttaagtttttattttcttttttatgtgttgtcaactattaattttttatattttgagtataacgTTGAAGGTTTGCCGTATGTAATagactgaatagctgattttgtatgacttaacaaaaaatgttagattttttttaatgtttggtatcctttttttccctggtgtacttctggtatgacaaagcaagtatatagttttagcgtatttggctttttacgtaacggttgttagacatctttttttaaacatcttctatttttattttataattttttttattatttttttgttgcacatgcttatatttttaaacgtatTGTTTCAGCAattataaacatagaataatgcagattgtaatcaaccttgatcccaggtttttttctctttttccatcccattataaaagagacaaaaagccTGGGGTCGAGTTTGAAATgtaagttttgaaaattcaaattactatgctgtatgtttttgtttggtatcccttacatcggtttaatgagagattaagtggatttttccacggaaatTCAGCTAGTTTAAATTAAAGATTTGAGCATTTTTGAGCATTTCTAATCACAACCGGTTCTTTTCTTCTACCATTATCCTTGTTGCTGCTACAGCAATGACCGTAATGGAAGATATACgtattttttctttggtatttattgtgaaaagagagttttaaaaaaacattttatcctGATGTGTAGACAGGTATATTATCTGCAACTAAACTTACAAGTTTTTACCGCGTATTTTACTCTTAAGATCAAGTTAAGAACATTTAATTCCCATTAAAtacttaaatgtttttataaaacaaaaactgGGGTATATTACATTACAATGCAAATAGTCTTTTTACATACATAAATTCTAAAGTTGTTTGACtgtaaatgaaaacaaaaggtCGTCAACTGCAAACGCAAACAAATGCATATTTGTGTTAGCCCTCTTTATTTTTAGTATCATTCTCAAGCTCATCAGCTGTGCCAACTTTCAAGTGGTTTGACTGCATATGGTTAAGCAATCCTCCTTTTCGTAAAAACTGTCTCGGGCAGTACTTGCAAGGATATACAGCTTGTTCCGAGTCATGTAACTTCACGTGTTTTTTCATGTTGCTGGGATCGCTAAAACACTTGCCACAGACTCGGCACACAAGCGGCTTTTCACCAGAATGGACACGCTGATGGATCTTCAAAACATACTTACGACAATACACTTTTCCACACTGATTGCACAAGTAaccttgtttgttgtttttcgtAACTAATTTCGGTGACGGCGATTTCGACTTCGTGTCGCTGTTGTCGTAAAACATTATTGCATTTAGTAACCCGTTGTCTTCTTTTAAGCGACTGTAATCAACGTATGGCGAAGAGGGACCGTTATTAACTCTCTGATCAGATGATGTAAATGATTCGCTAGTAGTTTGACAACCAGCCTTATTGTATTGCTGCCAAACATGACCATATTCCACCTCCATTCGGCGTTGATTGTGTCCGATATGACTTTGGGAGTCTGGACTCACAGATGGAGAGTCTTCCTGCAGAGAAAAATATGTATCATCCCCTCTTCTGTCATTTGAGAATAATATCTCGCTAGTCCTACCATACATAGATCTATAATCACGTATTTCTACTTTTCCTCTACAGGCATCTTTTGTGTTGGAAAAAGGCGAACGAGAACTGATACGATTTTGACCATCATATACGCGGGTCTTTTTGTTAAAGTATGATAGGCTACTTGGTTTGCTTAAAGGAATTTTGTCAATTTCAATCTCAAAACTTGAGTTTTGCCTTATTAAGAATTCGTTGCCGTTGGAAATTTCGGGTTGTATTTGGCGATGCGACTTGTTTTCATGAGGTGATTCCCTTGCATTTTTGCCATAGCTACTTTTATACCTCTCTACCGTTTCATAGGATTTAGTTGATGTGTTCGTATTATTTGCACAAGTTTCGTCAAGAAATTCATCGCtgctgttttcttttcttcGTTTATCTTTTTCGTTGCGTTTAATTGGTTTAAAAAACTGTGAAATGTTTGGCAATTGTGAATCGTAGAGAAAGGATTTATATCGCGCTGGGTTTCTTCGACTGGAGTAGTGAATTAGTTCTTTTTCTCCTGATTCGTCAATTCTGCAGTAACCACGGGACTTGAGCCTTCCATCCCTTTTAAGACTTCTTGAAATAAGCTCTTGGGTCTCTAGTAAAGTTAGTTTTGCGCTTTCTACGATCTTCaggttttgttttataatagaTTCCATTGGTAACGTCTCAGACGCAAGCGTCCTTCTGGGAACACCAATCTTCCCTGCCGCAGagtttaacatttttctaattctttttgttttcattcaCGAGTAGTTAAATAATATAATTCAAAATTCTTCCTGTATACCTTCTTCTCTTTCATGAATTCTTCCCACGattttttgaacatttttttagaCACAGACTTTTCTCTTTATTTCACCATCAGGAGCGTAGTTAAGGATGGAAGTGCTTCATAgtctaaatttaaaagaaaaaaaaacaaattttaatattaataaTTTATCGACAAATCTAAATTGGGTCGAGCTACCCACAATTACGTTTCCTGTACGaaagtttcattaaaaaaatgagaacatGACAATGAAGacaataataattataaacCATTACTTTTAACACAAAAACAATTCGTTCACGATCAATGAAATTGACATTCAGACTGATTCTAccctttaaagtattttttttaatggaaaCCATCCGCATGCTTCAACTACTTACACAGCCTTCTGAATAACAGAAACAgctgtattttttgtgttaATTATCTCGCGCTGATATTACTTTTTATTCTCAAAAAACAATACAAGTATTCACAATAGAACAAGGCGAACAAAGAGTAGTTTTGTCATATCGCACTTAACCAGGTTTTGTAGCCACGTGCTCAGGATTACTAATTATCACCAACTCGTTCTCAGCTCTCGCTTACACCACTTATCGGAATTGGAATGACATGGCAGTTTATTACCACACCCTGTGGTGAAGAGAGcttcaaataatatttttaaagtgtgattattaaataaaaaataatagtaataataagcTAATTCAAAAGTGTTGCGCCTCATattcctaaatttttttaattttcaatgaTCGATTAAGCCCCCTTTCCAGAATAAGCCCCCATAAGGGCTTATATTTGAATTCACAGTAATTTCaacatagttgacagggacTGAGGAAATGCTACTATAAACAATTAATTAAATGGTATTTATTTCGCCGGTTGAGGTATTAATAACACTCGTGGTTATAATATCCAATTCAAAGTTAggggtttttttttaacttgtcgAACAATATATTTGCGAATATCTTGCTCCCTGTCAAAGCAACATACTTTGCTGGAACAACAAGTCCGACCTCCCTTTTTCTCTTCCCAACCATTATATTGAGATCgattagtgtttgtttttattatcatacttttagaaagatatgttgtgtttattaaaatcGTTGCTTTTAGCACACTAGATTCTTGCATAATTTTATAAGCCCCCCCCCTCCCATTTAACCCCCCTCCCGAATAAGCCCCCTCCTCCCCCACaacccattttgacaaataagccccGAGGGGCCTAATCGATCATTTACGGTATACCACGGATTACCATTTAAggcatatataaaaaaacatgttgtaGCAGTTAGCATGTTGCTAGCCTCAATATTCTTACAAATcatatttttacacaaaaacCCTATTATGCAAATGCTATGAAtctctatattttttgtttttgtaagttCCACATTCGCATTTTTATGTGGTGACAGCTAGCCAAAATTACGGAATATGATAAAACATGGAGCAAAGAATATTTTGCAGTACAACGCCACATTCCtttgataaattaaaaacatacagGATATTAAAAGAGTTACAAACAGGCTTAAAATCAATTAAactgtaacaaaaaaaacaaaataagaaaagtaAACAAGCATGAAACTTCAACATGGTCTTGTATTTGCACTAAATGAAAGAGAAGTTGCCTTGCAAAataattcatataaaaatttctggtgataaaaaaatatattactttgCAAGCAAATTTTAACctataaaaacgacttttctTTTCGTAGCCATCATTAACATACAAGATTTACTGAAACACATCTTCCAGTCGTTTAGCCGAACTATGAACTAACACAGGACCTGCTACGACAAAGAAGTCGATACaagtaaaatatacataaaGTTAATTGTGTATAATTTGTGGCGCTGTTAAACATGGCGACTGTTAAGAACTTTCGCCCCCTGAGAATTTTTAAAGTGCAAATGGTTTTATcacgtaaataaaaaaattacctgtGCTACAAAAGATAAAAGTAAAGAGACCTTgctaaaaagaaatttcaaaattctttttCGGTGGAGCCCGTTGCCATTGAAAGGTATTCCCCCTCCAATGATCTGGGTAAATGGAATAGTCCgtactttattcggagaaacttttGCGAGAGAACCTTTCGtgttttttggcctttttcgcgaaactttgtatcgcgaaactttcaaaaatggccattcgcgaaagtttattcagtacaaactttctaaattgtcaattcgcaaaagtttatcgactaaaatttagaaaaaaattgctggttttaaaagttatttcttgactcGCCCTCACTTGGCTTGCCCTCCtgataaaaaaaagacaactggcgctgggaacgagattggaataaacttagaaataaacaaaagcgatgATGTTTTAAATGTATGTATGGCTTATAACCGAGTTACTGGCGAAGaagacgatgacgacgatgcgTGGGAGCTGGAAGAAGATGGGCCTAGAAATGTGTTTGATCCCaatttgtaaatagaagttttcacataccattagaaagaaaattacatcgttaaaaaacatttttatatcatAACAAATATAGgccacatttttttataagaacataaaaaatcacgAATTGCGAAATTTATCTCGCCAAACTTTCCAATTtcggattttttaatttattcgcaaaaatttttcCAAAAGGTTTCTCGAGTTTTTGGACTCGCGAgagtttctctcgcgaaagtttctccgaataaatTATATGATGTGGTAAATATTGTCAACTTTATAATCAAATTTGGTCAAGAAAGCTTAGCACTATATTTACTATATTTTTAAGTGATTTTAAAAAAGCCGGAAATGAACACTTCAAACTTATGTAAAAACGAGAAAAGTAAGTCCATTTATCGTCTTCCACTTCAGAGAGTTCCGCGCAACGCTGGCAATTTCCACTTCTGTCTGAACGAGCGGTAGAAAGTTAAGACATGTTCAGAAGCTTTTCTGTTCCAGGTTTATAACCAAGCGATCGTTGACCCCTTATTGTGTTTTAAATTATAGTATGTATTGAAGATGAGCTTGTAACAGGTACTGAAGATAAGTAATAACTTGTTTTGCTACTTTCCACACGAAAAAGTTGTGGGTTTTCAGTTTTAGTATCTTAGGAATACCCACAGACTGTTTTGGTTATTTACAATTTTGACTCGGCAAGCGCTTTTTATTCTGGTCAGTGAAGAACTGCCTTCCGGGGCTAGACACCAACGGCAGCGTTGATCATCGCGACCACGTGAGTAAACACAAAAAGCTCAAACACTCGCGAGGCCAGACTTAAAATTCACGCAACCTTGTTTCAGGTACTAATGGCATTCTTTAATACGAGGATGGAACGCGTACGTCACtcgaaaaacaaataaacatgaAATTAGGAAAGAAGAAACATCCACAAGTACGCATTTTATTCTCGTTATCAAAATAATGCTAAATTCCCTGTAATCGAGGTTGAAGTTCACGCAAACGCCCAGATCGTACAGCAAGCAGGCAAAGcgcgtaaaaaaaatagaaggtAAGCAATCTCCTGAATCGTACCGATATAAAcggtttttcttttataagaatatcaggctgggaaTTAAAGTAAGACAAAAGATCTATTGCTTAGATCAATAGAgaataataagaaaataataaataagaataatgactaGCCTGATTAGAGTTATTAGCGCTACTTCTATTATTGCAATTATTGCAAAAATTGACCAGCCGCCTAAACTTTACATATAACTGCATTGTAAGGACCTTAGCATAACAAGGGTATACAGCAGATACACAGAAtacacatgttagtacgaagcAGTGTTTATTTATCCACGAAACAACTGGCTCATTCACAAGACGTCATCTTTTTACTTGaactaaaaattaaagaaacaagttttaattaaaatttaattaaagaaacaaaatttaatcaaCAGACCTTTTAATGTGTATGTATGTggtaattaaaacaaaaagctACCAATCTTCAACTAAAAATTACTTCTTATGTTTCAGCAGTAGAAACCTAGGGCACTGGTCAATTATGGttaattaatataaaaatgatttgtCTAGAGGATGCGTTTTTTACCCAACTCAATTATTGTGCACAGGTTTTGAagtttcaaaaaagaaaagcaaacaAAACTAACCTTTTTAAATCCAATGTCTGGTGCATATTCTCTAAAACATTGACGACATATATTCAGACCATATTTGCGGATTAAACCATGACCGTTTGAACATACACGgctgaaaaagtaatttgaaaTTCACATTAGCAAAAAGTGTCAAAATCATGTTCTATATATCTGAAACAGTTGTTAGCAGATTCCACAATGTTACTATGCAAAGAGTGCAAAGTTTTGTGTAATTTGACTTACAGGACTAAAAAAAAGTCTTTGTATCAGCTTACTGACCTAGAATCATTTACAGCTATCCTAAAAATATCCTGAAGGGTAATTAAGGCTTTTTTACATGTAAATGTGGCTTAAAACAAAGGGCTGTACATAACATTTTATTCTGAAACCAATACAAACTAAACCCTATCTTCACACAgtgcaaatgttttcattgtagAAAGAAGACTTACAAACACAGCCTTTTAATTGACGTTAGCACTCAGCAATCACAGACGCATACAGtatagaaagttaaagaaatgCCTATGCCCAATAAGCTAAATACAACATAGAAAGTGAAAGAAactttcaacataaaaattaacaaaattcacAAAGCAACTGTATTGTGAATAAAAAAGAGTAACACAAtgcaacaaaatatatacaaatcaaAACCAACAcaagaacacaaaaaacaaaGGGTTCATGAGGGAATAAGTTACCCAACAACGTGTAAATTAAAATACAATTGGGATGTCGCAATTGTGAAGGGAAACTGTGGCAAAGATATAAACAAAAGCTACAGCAGGGAAAGTAGTTGACACTAACAAGGCTAACAACATTTTAGCAGTCAGGAAAATCTGATGAGGAATACcattcactttttaaaaaatgtttacatcatTACTTCTAATTCGTTGTTCCGACT
The genomic region above belongs to Hydractinia symbiolongicarpus strain clone_291-10 chromosome 4, HSymV2.1, whole genome shotgun sequence and contains:
- the LOC130641700 gene encoding zinc finger protein 391-like, with product MKTKRIRKMLNSAAGKIGVPRRTLASETLPMESIIKQNLKIVESAKLTLLETQELISRSLKRDGRLKSRGYCRIDESGEKELIHYSSRRNPARYKSFLYDSQLPNISQFFKPIKRNEKDKRRKENSSDEFLDETCANNTNTSTKSYETVERYKSSYGKNARESPHENKSHRQIQPEISNGNEFLIRQNSSFEIEIDKIPLSKPSSLSYFNKKTRVYDGQNRISSRSPFSNTKDACRGKVEIRDYRSMYGRTSEILFSNDRRGDDTYFSLQEDSPSVSPDSQSHIGHNQRRMEVEYGHVWQQYNKAGCQTTSESFTSSDQRVNNGPSSPYVDYSRLKEDNGLLNAIMFYDNSDTKSKSPSPKLVTKNNKQGYLCNQCGKVYCRKYVLKIHQRVHSGEKPLVCRVCGKCFSDPSNMKKHVKLHDSEQAVYPCKYCPRQFLRKGGLLNHMQSNHLKVGTADELENDTKNKEG